The following coding sequences are from one Eucalyptus grandis isolate ANBG69807.140 chromosome 11, ASM1654582v1, whole genome shotgun sequence window:
- the LOC104425505 gene encoding metal tolerance protein 4 — MESRGDGADHDAKTPLLSPRNGSETGQDNGNDACGQVNNADAGNSVSVLWHEFFLRLPEKVRSGLDPESPFHIDLSKTTGLVEGEKEYYERQFATLKSFEEVESLESPHVIDEDQSSKLQARHERAMKISNWANVLLLVFKIYATVKSGSIAIAASTLDSLLDLMAGGILWFTHLSMKTINIYKYPIGKLRVQPVGIIIFAAIMATLGFQVLVQAVEQLIRNQPSERMTSDQLVWLYTIMLTATGVKLILWIYCRSSGNKIVRAYAKDHYFDVVTNVVGLVAAVLGDKFYWWIDPVGAVALAVYTISNWSGTVLENAVSLVGQSAPPEVLQKLTYLALRHHPQIKRVDTVRAYTFGVLYFVEVDVELPEDSPLKEAHAIGESLQIKIEELPEVERAFVHLDFECDHKPEHSVLRRLPSDQH, encoded by the exons ATGGAGAGTAGGGGTGATGGCGCCGATCATGACGCAAAAACGCCACTTTTGTCGCCAAGAAATGGCAGCGAAACTGGTCAGGACAATGGGAATGACGCTTGTGGACAAGTGAACAACGCCGACGCTGGCAACTCTGTTTCGGTTCTGTGGCATGAGTTCTTCTTGAGATTGCCGGAGAAGGTCCGGTCTGGGCTTGACCCTGAGTCCCCCTTTCATATCGACCTTTCCAAGACCACTGGGTTGGTTGAAG GGGAGAAGGAATACTATGAGAGACAGTTTGCCACCTTGAAGTCATTCGAAGAGGTTGAGTCCCTCGAATCACCTCATGTCATCGATGAAGATCAGAGCAGCAAATTGCAAGCCCGACACGAAAGAGctatgaaaatatcaaattgggCCAATGTGTTACTGCTCGTATTCAAG ATATATGCAACTGTGAAGAGTGGGTCCATAGCCATCGCAGCATCAACCTtagattccttgcttgatttAATGGCTGGTGGTATCCTTTGGTTTACGCACTTGTCGATGAAGACAATAAACATATACAAGTATCCTATTGGGAAACTTCGGGTACAGCCAGTAGGCATTATCATCTTCGCTGCTATCATGGCCACTCTGG GGTTTCAGGTGCTTGTCCAAGCTGTTGAGCAACTTATCAGAAACCAACCTTCGGAAAGGATGACATCAGATCAGTTAGTGTGGTTATATACCATTATGCTGACGGCAACTGGAGTGAAACTCATCCTTTGGATCTACTGCAGAAGCTCGGGGAACAAGATAGTTCGCGCGTATGCAAAG GATCATTACTTTGATGTGGTGACAAATGTGGTGGGTTTAGTTGCTGCTGTTCTTGGAGATAAGTTTTATTGGTGGATCGACCCAGTTGGTGCCGTAGCCCTGGCTGTTTATACAATTTCGAATTGGTCTGGCACAGTTTTGGAAAATGCCG TGTCTCTTGTTGGGCAATCAGCTCCACCAGAAGTCTTGCAGAAACTGACATACCTAGCCCTTAGACATCATCCTCAAATTAAACGTGTCGACACAGTTCGTGCATACACCTTTGGTGTCCTTTACTTTGTAGAG GTAGATGTTGAGTTGCCCGAAGATTCACCGCTGAAAGAAGCGCACGCAATTGGAGAGTCGTTGCAAATAAAGATCGAAGAGCTACCTGAAGTGGAAAGAGCCTTCGTTCATCTAGATTTCGAGTGCGACCACAAGCCAGAGCATTCTGTGCTCCGAAGGCTCCCAAGTGACCAGCATTGA